The genomic interval CCAATTCGGGGATGGAGATCAGCGGCAGCAGCGCCACGTTGGGGCTGCGGCCTTGAATGGAATCCAGCAGCGTTTGGTATTTCAGGTTGCTGATGAAAATGTGCTTTTCGTGTTCCGGCAGCGCCTGGTAGTCGATGCGGTCGCGGGACACGTCGACCTCTTCGGGACGCCAAAAAAAGGAAAGCTGTTTTTCAATCAACTTTTCAAAGATTTCATACTTTTGCTGATCGTAACGCGCTACGTTGACCGGTTGACCGAAGAACATCGGTTCCTGTAGCTGGTCGTTTTTGTTTTGTGAAAAAGTGGTATAGGCCATGGTATCTCCAAACCGTTCGGCGACGGGCTGCGACGCCGAACTCTGACAACGTGCAGTGACCGGATTATGTCATCCCCGATAAGCGGGGGGATCCATCGTCAGTATATTGTTGGTATCAGGATGGATACCTGCAGGGCAGGTATGACGCAATAACGACATTGCTGTTATCGACCGCACGGAACGCCACGGCGGGCGCCCGTGCGGCAAACAGCCATTGCTGGCTCAGATTTTACACGCGCCGCTTTCGCAGCCGTCGTCCTGAGGCGTGGTGTCCAACAGGTCATCCTGAACATCTTCGGCGCCGTCACGGGTATTTTGGTAGTAAAGCGTTTTCAGCCCGAACTTGTACGCCGTGAGCAGATCCTTCAACAACTGTTTCATCGGAACCTTGCCCGACGGGAAACGCGACGGATCATAGTTGGTATTGGCGGAAATCGCCTGATCGATGAACTTCTGCATGATCCCCACCAGTTGCAGGTAGCCGTCGTTGGACGGCATATCCCACAGCAGTTCGTAGGCGTCTTTCAGCGTTTCATATTCCGGTACGACCTGGCGAAGAATACCGTCTTTGGACGCTTTAATGCTGATATGGCCGCGCGGCGGCTCGATACCGTTGGTGGCGTTGGAGATCTGCGATGAGGTTTCCGACGGCATCAGGGCGGACAGCGTCGAGTTACGCAGGCCGTGGGTTTTGATGCTCTCGCGCAGCGTTTCCCAGTCGAGATGCAGGGCTTCATTGCAGACGCTGTCCAGATCGCGTTTGTAAGTGTCGACCGGCAGGATGCCTTGCGCGTAGGTGGTTTCGCCGAACCACGGACAGGCGCCTTGTTCCTGCGCCAGAACGTTGGAGGCTTTCAGTAGGTAATACTGAATGGCTTCAAACGTGCGGTGCGTCAGGTTGTTGGCGCTGCCGTCGGAGTAACGGACGCCGTGTTTCGCCAGATAGTAGGCGAAGTTGATGACGCCGATGCCCAACGTGCGACGCCCCATGGCGCCGCGTTTGGCGGCGGGGATCGGATAGTCCTGATAGTCGAGCAGGGCATCCAGCGCGCGTACCGCCAATGTCGCCAACTCTTCCAGTTCGCTCAAATCGCTGATGGCGCCGAGGTTGAAGGCGGACAGCGTACAGAGCGCGATTTCACCGTTCTCATCGTTGACGTCTTCCAGCGGCTTGGTCGGTAGCGCGATTTCCAGACACAGGTTGGACTGGCGAACCGGCGCGACCAGCGGATCGAACGGACTGTGGGTATTGCAGTGATCGACGTTCTGGATGTAGATACGCCCGGTGGAGGCGCGTTCCTGCATCATCAGAGAGAACAGTTCCACCGCCTTGAGTTGTTTCTTGCGGATGCTGTCGTCCTGTTCGTATTGCACGTACAGACGCTCGAATTCATCCTGATCGGTAAAGAAGGCGTCATACAACCCCGGTACGTCGGAAGGGCTGAACAGCGTGATGTCCTCGCCTTTCACCAGACGCTGGTACATCAGCTTGTTGAGCTGTACGCCGTAGTCCAGATGGCGCACGCGGTTGCCTTCGACGCCGCGGTTGTTTTTTAGTACCAGCAGGCTTTCCACTTCCAGATGCCACAACGGATAGAACAGCGTGGCTGCACCGCCGCGGACGCCGCCCTGAGAACAGGATTTCACCGCCGTCTGGAAATGTTTGTAGAACGGAATGCACCCGGTGTGGAACGCTTCGCCGCCACGGATTGGGCTACCCAATGCCCGGATGCGACCGGCGTTGATGCCGATGCCGGCGCGCTGGGAGACGTATTTGACGATCGCGCTGGAGGTGGCGTTGATGGAGTCCAGACTGTCGCCGCATTCGATCAGCACGCAAGAACTGAACTGACGAGTCGGGGTGCGCACGCCGGACATGATGGGCGTCGGCAGCGAAATCTTAAAGGTGGAAATCGCATCGTAGAAACGCTTCACATAGTCCAGGCGGGTTTCGCGCGGATAACCGGAGAACAGGCAGGCCGCCACCAGAATGTACAGGAATTGGGCGCTTTCGTAGATGTCACCGGTCACTCGGTTTTGAACCAGATATTTCCCTTCCAGCTGTTTAACCGCCGCGTAAGAGAAATTCATATCCCGCCAGTGATCGATGAAAGCGTCCATCAGTGTGAACTCTTCCTGGCTGTAATCCTCCAGCAGATGGCGGTCGTACTTGCCCATATCGACCATGTTCACTACGTGGTCGTACAGTGTGGGCGGCTCGAACTGGCCAAAGGCTTTCTTGCGCAGGTGGAAAATGGCCAGGCGGGCGGCAAGGTACTGATAATCCGGACTTTCGCGGGAGATCAGGTCAGCGGCCGCCTTGATGATGGTTTCATGAATGTCCGCAGTTTTGATGCCGTCATAGAACTGGATGTGGGAACGCAGTTCCACCTGCGACACAGAAACGTTATGCAGACCTTCTGCCGCCCATGTAATCACCCGGTGGATTTTGTCCAGATTGATGCGTTCTTTACTGCCATCGCGTTTGGTAACGAGCAGACTCTGGTTCATTGAGCTGGTACCTGTGTGGTTTTGACCCCTTTCATTTTCAATGGCTGAAAATGTAAATGAAAAATAGTGCCTCTTACTAGAAGAAAACACTATATATAGGGGGTGGGTTTGAATTTGATAACAAGATAATGTGAAAAATGTTGTATTGCAAGAGAACAAAAGCGTCTGTTTTTGTGGATAACATAGGGAAGATGTGTTGCAAAAATGCTGCATCCCAGCCGTGGTGCGGCTTTGTTTTCTGTCAATCAGCCGTGAGAGAAAATAAAAAAATTGATCGAGTGCCGGTTTCTTGCACGACGCTGAAAAGCGTCAACTTGATTCCGAAGCGAATGGCGTGAGCGGTGCGCGGCATCCTTGATGTTTCTCGGCGACGCACTGCCCGGCGATGGTGTTTGGCGAAAACTTATCCGGCTCGAACGCCGATGAAGCCAACCATCGGCGCGGCATTTTCGAGAAACTCACGGCAAGGATGAGGAAATGATTAATGACCGGCGGGAGCGTCGTCGCGCCAGGTGTGAACCATGTAGTTGACGTCGACGTTGCGCCCTAAGCGGAAGCTGTCGGTAAGCGGCTGATAGCTCAGCCCGGTAATGTGGCGCTCGCGTAACGGCGTGTCGTCTATCCAGCCCAGCAATTCCGCCGGCCGGATGAATTTTTTGATGTTGTGGGTGCCGCGCGGCACCATGCCGGTCAGGTATTCGGCGCCGACGATCATCATCAGCCAGGCTTTGGGGTTGCGGTTGATGGTGGAGAAAAAGACGTGGCCGCCGGGTTTGACCAGCCGGGCGCAGGCTTCAACCACCGAGCGCGGATCCGGTACGTGTTCAAGCATCTCCATGCAGGTCACTACGTCGTATTCGCCGCCGTGGGCTGACGCATGGCTTTCCACCGTTTCCTGTACGTATTCTACGGCGACGCCGCTTTCCAGCGCGTGCAGCCGCGCCACCATCAGCGGTTCGCTGCCCATGTCCAGGCCCGTGACCTGCGCGCCTTCCCGCGCCATGCTTTCCGCCAGAATGCCGCCGCCGCAGCCGACATCCAGCACTTTTTTGCCGAACAAGCCGTCTGCGCGCGCGATGACGTAGTTCAGGCGCAGCGGGTTGATACGGTGCAGCGGTTTGAATTCGCCTTCCAGATCCCACCAGCGGGAGGCCACCGCATCAAATTTGGCGATTTCGTCATGGTCGACGTTTGGAACGGATGTTTCTGCATTCATGGGGGGAGTAACCTTTCATTATTTGCGCTGTGGCGAGTATATCCGTCCCCCGGCGGATGTTGTAGTCGCTTGAGCGGGATTCGCCGCCCGGCGGGGCGTTATCCCGCTGAAAAGAAGACGGAAGGAAACGCCGTGGAATTTCCCCTGAAACCCCGCATTGTGATATGATTTTCCACCTTTTAAACTCGGGTATGAATAGAGGGATAGCGGCTCCATGAGCGACCTTGCCAGAGAAATTACACCGGTCAACATCGAGGAAGAGCTGAAAAGTTCATATCTGGATTACGCCATGTCCGTCATCGTCGGGCGTGCGTTACCGGATGTTCGCGATGGTCTCAAGCCGGTGCACCGCCGCGTACTGTACGCGATGAGTGTGCTGGGCAATGACTGGAACAAGCCTTATAAGAAATCGGCCCGTGTGGTCGGGGACGTTATCGGTAAATATCACCCGCATGGTGATAGCGCGGTCTACGATACCATTGTGCGCATGGCTCAGCCGTTTTCACTGCGCTATATGCTGGTGGACGGTCAGGGCAACTTCGGTTCCATCGACGGCGACTCCGCCGCAGCGATGCGTTACACCGAAGTCCGTATGGCCAGAATTGCCCACGAACTGCTGTCCGACCTGGATAAAGAAACGGTGGACTTTGTGCCCAACTATGACGGCACAGAGCAGATCCCGGACGTTATGCCTACCCGCATCCCGAACCTGCTGGTCAACGGTTCCTCCGGCATCGCGGTAGGGATGGCGACCAACATTCCGCCGCATAACCTGTCTGAAGTCATCGATGGCTGCCTGGCCTATATCGATGATGAGAACATCAGCGTTGAAGGGCTGATGACCTATATTCCCGGCCCGGACTTCCCGACGGCGGCCATCATCAACGGTAAGCGCGGCATAGAAGAAGCCTACCGCACCGGCCGTGGCAAAGTGTACATCCGTGCGCGCGCCGAAGTGGAAGCGGATGAGAAAAGCGGCCGCGAAACCATCATCGTGCATGAAATTCCCTATCAGGTGAACAAGGCGCGACTGATCGAAAAAATCGCCGAGCTGGTCAAAGACAAGCGTATCGAGGGCATCAGCGCGCTGCGTGACGAGTCTGACAAAGACGGGATGCGCATCGTCATTGAAATCAAACGCGATGCGGTCGGCGAGGTGGTGCTCAACCATCTGTATTCCCAGACCCAGATGCAGGTATCGTTCGGCATCAACATGGTAGCCCTGCATCAGGGGCAGCCGAAGCTGATGACGCTGAAGGAAATTCTGGCCGCGTTTGTACGCCACCGTCGTGAAGTGGTGACGCGCCGTACCATTTTCGAACTGCGCAAAGCGCGGGAACGCGCCCATATCCTGGAAGGGCTGGCGGTCGCGCTGGTCAACATCGATCCGATCATTGAGTTGATTCGTCACGCCTCTACCCCGGCTGACGCCAAAGCCGCCCTGGTGGCGCAGGCGTGGGAGCTGGGCAGCGTGGCCGCTATGCTGGAGCGCGCCGGCGACGATGCCGCGCGTCCGGAATGGCTGGAGCCGGAGTTCGGCATTCGTGACGGCAAATATCACCTGACCGAACAGCAAGCGCAGGCGATTCTGGATCTGCGTTTGCAGAAACTGACCGGGCTGGAACATGAAAAGCTGTTGGATGAGTATAAGGAACTGCTGACGCAGATCGCCGCGCTGTTGTTTATCCTGCGTAGCCCAGAGCGCCTGATGGAGGTGATCCGTGAAGAGCTTGAGGCGATCAAGGAACAGTACAACGATCAGCGCCGTACCGAAATCACCCACAATAGCGCCGATATCAATATCGAAGATTTGATTTCCCAGGAAGACGTGGTCGTGACCCTGTCGCATCAGGGATATGTGAAATACCAGCCGTTGAGCGACTATGAAGCCCAGCGCCGCGGCGGCAAGGGCAAATCGGCGGCTCGCATCAAGGAAGAAGATTTCATCGATCAGTTGCTGGTGGCGAATACTCACGACACCATCCTGTGCTTCTCCAGCCGCGGTCGCCTCTATTGGCTCAAGGTGTATCAGTTGCCGGAGGCTAGCCGCGGCGCTCGTGGCCGGCCGATCATCAACCTGTTGCCGTTGGAGCAGAATGAGCGCATCACCGCTATTCTGCCGGTACGTGAATACGAAGAAGGCCTGAACGTGTTTATGGCTACGGCCAGCGGTACGGTGAAGAAAACGGCGTTGACCGAATTCAGCCGTCCGCGTAGCGCCGGCATCATCGCCGTCAATCTGAATGACGGCGATGAGTTGATTGGCGTCGATCTCACCGACGGTAGCAACGAAGTCATGTTGTTCTCCGCTGAGGGTAAAGTGGTGCGTTTCTCCGAGTCGGCGGTGCGTACCATGGGCCGTACTGCTACCGGGGTGCGTGGCATCAATCTGCAAGATGACGATCGCGTGGTATCGCTGATTGTGCCGCGTGGGGAAGGCGATATCCTGACCGTAACCGAAAACGGGTACGGTAAGCGCACGGCTATTAACGACTACCCAACCAAATCACGCGCCACCAAGGGCGTCATTTCCATCAAGGTCAGCGAGCGTAACGGTAACGTGGTCGGCGCGGTTCAGGTGGATACCACCGATCAGATCATGATGATCACTGACGCCGGCACGTTGGTGCGTACTCGTGTGTCAGAAGTCAGCATTGTGGGCCGTAATACACAAGGCGTGACTCTGATTCGTACCGCAGAGGAAGAGCGGGTAGTCGGCCTGCAGCGCGTCGCGGAACCGGTAGAGGATGACGAACTGGATGGCGTTGTCGCCGTGGACGGTGAAGAACTGGCGGAAGACATGCCAGATGAGCCTGATAACGAGGATGACGCGCCGGTAGACGACGAATAAGTCCCGGCGTTTCCGATACCAAGCCAGCGTCCGGTGCGCTGGCTTTTTTTATGCGGAATGGTACTGTATCGGCTGTTTCGGCCTGTTCCCCTGATCTGATCACC from Musicola paradisiaca NCPPB 2511 carries:
- the gyrA gene encoding DNA topoisomerase (ATP-hydrolyzing) subunit A — protein: MSDLAREITPVNIEEELKSSYLDYAMSVIVGRALPDVRDGLKPVHRRVLYAMSVLGNDWNKPYKKSARVVGDVIGKYHPHGDSAVYDTIVRMAQPFSLRYMLVDGQGNFGSIDGDSAAAMRYTEVRMARIAHELLSDLDKETVDFVPNYDGTEQIPDVMPTRIPNLLVNGSSGIAVGMATNIPPHNLSEVIDGCLAYIDDENISVEGLMTYIPGPDFPTAAIINGKRGIEEAYRTGRGKVYIRARAEVEADEKSGRETIIVHEIPYQVNKARLIEKIAELVKDKRIEGISALRDESDKDGMRIVIEIKRDAVGEVVLNHLYSQTQMQVSFGINMVALHQGQPKLMTLKEILAAFVRHRREVVTRRTIFELRKARERAHILEGLAVALVNIDPIIELIRHASTPADAKAALVAQAWELGSVAAMLERAGDDAARPEWLEPEFGIRDGKYHLTEQQAQAILDLRLQKLTGLEHEKLLDEYKELLTQIAALLFILRSPERLMEVIREELEAIKEQYNDQRRTEITHNSADINIEDLISQEDVVVTLSHQGYVKYQPLSDYEAQRRGGKGKSAARIKEEDFIDQLLVANTHDTILCFSSRGRLYWLKVYQLPEASRGARGRPIINLLPLEQNERITAILPVREYEEGLNVFMATASGTVKKTALTEFSRPRSAGIIAVNLNDGDELIGVDLTDGSNEVMLFSAEGKVVRFSESAVRTMGRTATGVRGINLQDDDRVVSLIVPRGEGDILTVTENGYGKRTAINDYPTKSRATKGVISIKVSERNGNVVGAVQVDTTDQIMMITDAGTLVRTRVSEVSIVGRNTQGVTLIRTAEEERVVGLQRVAEPVEDDELDGVVAVDGEELAEDMPDEPDNEDDAPVDDE
- the ubiG gene encoding bifunctional 2-polyprenyl-6-hydroxyphenol methylase/3-demethylubiquinol 3-O-methyltransferase UbiG, with translation MNAETSVPNVDHDEIAKFDAVASRWWDLEGEFKPLHRINPLRLNYVIARADGLFGKKVLDVGCGGGILAESMAREGAQVTGLDMGSEPLMVARLHALESGVAVEYVQETVESHASAHGGEYDVVTCMEMLEHVPDPRSVVEACARLVKPGGHVFFSTINRNPKAWLMMIVGAEYLTGMVPRGTHNIKKFIRPAELLGWIDDTPLRERHITGLSYQPLTDSFRLGRNVDVNYMVHTWRDDAPAGH
- the nrdA gene encoding class 1a ribonucleoside-diphosphate reductase subunit alpha codes for the protein MNQSLLVTKRDGSKERINLDKIHRVITWAAEGLHNVSVSQVELRSHIQFYDGIKTADIHETIIKAAADLISRESPDYQYLAARLAIFHLRKKAFGQFEPPTLYDHVVNMVDMGKYDRHLLEDYSQEEFTLMDAFIDHWRDMNFSYAAVKQLEGKYLVQNRVTGDIYESAQFLYILVAACLFSGYPRETRLDYVKRFYDAISTFKISLPTPIMSGVRTPTRQFSSCVLIECGDSLDSINATSSAIVKYVSQRAGIGINAGRIRALGSPIRGGEAFHTGCIPFYKHFQTAVKSCSQGGVRGGAATLFYPLWHLEVESLLVLKNNRGVEGNRVRHLDYGVQLNKLMYQRLVKGEDITLFSPSDVPGLYDAFFTDQDEFERLYVQYEQDDSIRKKQLKAVELFSLMMQERASTGRIYIQNVDHCNTHSPFDPLVAPVRQSNLCLEIALPTKPLEDVNDENGEIALCTLSAFNLGAISDLSELEELATLAVRALDALLDYQDYPIPAAKRGAMGRRTLGIGVINFAYYLAKHGVRYSDGSANNLTHRTFEAIQYYLLKASNVLAQEQGACPWFGETTYAQGILPVDTYKRDLDSVCNEALHLDWETLRESIKTHGLRNSTLSALMPSETSSQISNATNGIEPPRGHISIKASKDGILRQVVPEYETLKDAYELLWDMPSNDGYLQLVGIMQKFIDQAISANTNYDPSRFPSGKVPMKQLLKDLLTAYKFGLKTLYYQNTRDGAEDVQDDLLDTTPQDDGCESGACKI